AGGTCAAAACACAAGCCAGCAGGAAGACCAACAGTAAGGTATgtgatataaaaacaaatatttccataaaatctttgccctaGCAAAAAGAGAAATTCTTAGTAGGTTCAAGGTGGGAATTTAGGGAATAGTATTTTTTTTACAGGAAATACTGGTTAGGCGTTTTATATAGGGGGTTCTGCATTTGTGAAGGGATAATTTGCTCTAAAATATGTGGGCAACCAGCCTAAATTCTCTAATTGAGTAGTTTGCTCATAACCCGAGGCCATTAGGTGAATGTAAACTGTTACAGGCTTAGTAAGAAAATAGTCCCATTAggattttttctatttgtatgtgGTTGCGGGTTAAAGTAACTGTTTCCAAAATCATGGATTAATGAAaagctctttttttctgagtttgcAAATACCAGCTTTGAAATGCTCAAACTTAAATTAAGccaaggattcttttttttttaacagttaaaaaaagttttacaagATCAAGTCTCAACTATAAGTTCCATTGTaagttatctaaaaataaaaattagagatatTTAATTGAATGGTtgttaataataaaggaaaaacagcCATATTTTCTCTGAATCTGTCATTCACGTATTTTGCTCATGTCCTAAAATGTCCAGTAATGGCAAATGCCAAAGACTTTGATGCACAGAAAATGAGTGTaacttctagaaaataaaaactcatgcAGAGATTCAAGAAATGTTGTGTCCATGTATTTCATTCGGTAATGCTCAGATGCCACACGTGCTGCATATATGCTCGTATATCTGTAAAGGAGAAGACAACTTTATATGCTGCTGCTTGAACTAAATTCTGAACTTCTCTTTCATAATGGATCTCTTCAGTTAAACAGTCTACCTCCTTTCCTGTTTCCCAATTCCTGTTAACTCATCACGTTGTTCTTTTTACTAAGTATGGTATACTTGTATAGCCCAGAGTAGGACAagggaggaaaacaaaacagactgtgtaatatttcttaaaattagtaGTAACTGTACGTGCAGAAGAAATTCAGTCAAGGGAGGAAAAATCTGACCAAATATGTCAGGTAAATTTAATAGACATACTCAAAATTAAAGTAATTCATGTGTCTTTTTCGTGTCTCTATTTCTCCTTTGAAATTGGCTCCAGTACTAGTAAGGTTATGGATGCTAGTATTACatcaaatcttattttaaaaattgaattacacaaaaacattttttagcgACTTAATTTTCTAAATACACACTTAGAACTGGACACGAGTCTCTCACTCACCTGAGAGTGCTCGGTGTTTTCTTCCGCTCTTTAACGTTTTACTctgtgaggttttcttttttcattttaaaatgtctcatcTCAAAACATTATAAGATTACAGAAATACcctaagtatatatttatacaacaatttagctgaaaaaaaaaatcagagtaatATGTGAGAAACTCcttaaaaagagaacatttttttaaaaaaatgttaaagcagaATTGTTCTGAAATGACTTACAAGAACTGGAGAGAGAAACTCATATACACATTGGAGTACATGAAGAGAGAAGGGATTTTCAAAGAGGCTTGCTCTACAATGAAAGTATGTCTAAATTCTACACCTTGAAAGAAGGTAGAACAGATTTCCAGAACAGCCTGATAATGtttaacagctttttaaaaactttctaaaaGATAATCATAAAGATAATCTATTCACTATCTTCTTTCAGTTGAGATTGAAGATGGTATTCCTGAATAGTGAATTTTGGAAGAATTGAAGGATGAGATTTGCTAAAAGAActgatgataaaggaaatataaattgaTTCTGGTAGAAACCAAATGGAGAAAAAGTATTTGTCATCAAAATTGTTCCCTTAATTCcttattttcaaaacaattaaataataCTATAAAGAGGAAAAGTAGAGATTCATTAGATTCTTTCACATACCACCTTACCAATATTTGTAATATCAGATATAACTAGGAATTGTATgacaagcaaaatgaaaatgggTATTTCTATAGAGAATAATTATGCTTGAAATGACCAAAGacacaataaaattataatgatagaagtttttaaatccattcatgtAAACATACTATTAGAAGCTCTCTGCACATAAAGAGGCTTCAAAAGGATCCTAGATGGTTTCTCAGAAGGGATACaggtgaaactttaaaaaaataaaggaccCATCCCTCTTATATTCCATCTTGCATGTACAGtaactttaatacatttttttagatgaatgagaaagaagaaaagcaaactgGTCATGATACAATATCTATCTTGTGAAAATATTACAAGTCTAAATATTTGTTCTTACTAAAATATGAGTTAAAATAGGTTTTCCTGGTAGGTAACTGCTGAAGTGAGGTGAAAGTGTTTCACTATAGCATTctgttttgcatatgtttaaaattttccataataaaaagttttttttttttttttttttgagacggagtctcgctctgtcgccccggctggagtgcagtggccggatctcagctcactgcaagctctgcctcccgggtttatgccattctcctgcctcagcctcccgagtagctgggactacaggcgcccgccacctcgcccggctagttttttgtatttttagtagagacggggtttcaccatgttagccaggatggtctcgatctcctgaccttgtgatccgcccgtctcggcctcccaaagtgctgggattacaggcttgagccaccgcgcccggccaataaaaagtttaaaagataaaaaagcagATTCCTCAAGATTTGGAGAGTAGATAAATTGGCATTTGCAAAGTTCGTTTCTATTTAGGAATAAAAACTTGGAGAATCATTGCAGAATTTCTTCTCTGGGAAGGATTTACTGAGGGAAGGGATACTAAAGTGGCATCTGCTCTGTCTAGTGATAATAAAACAGGAAGGTAGAATGAGGCAGAAAGGGAAGCCAGAAGGGAGGGGCAGGATAGCAGTTTTAAGCCTGGTGGCTATTTTAATAGTACAAGACTTTGTTCTTCTGATGCTTCACCACCTCATTAACCTGTGTGTCATTCTGAAGTATTTTGCCATGCTCTGATGATTAGAGACTCGCTCACtaacaacacattttaaatgcAAGTTCTTCCCTGGAGTCATGGTGAATTAATTTTCAATTAGTTTTCATTAATGAACTTCATTTTTATGGTCCTAATTGCTATCCCAGCTTCAGGAAACTCAGCAAGTACTTTGGTGGGGTATGGGGTGGGAGGCCACTCTAAGAGCCAAGAATATTCTGGGCCCTTTTCAGAAGACTATACTTCAGTCATCctccaaaacagaaaattacatcTAAATTATAAATCAAACACCCACCAATAGAACCCATGCATCTTTTCTGTGGTCTTGAGAAGTATGTTATTGCTAGCTTCATCTGGAATTTATCTTGCATCCCAAAACCAAGATCAGGGAGGAAAACAGTGAGATTTAAGCAGAGAAAAAGAGCTACTGGAAGTTCTAGAGAGATTGTCTAAGGTAAGGaatcattttttctcttccaggaaagaaaggagacCAAGGATGTTTATGATGATCTTATTATCATAATTATGTCCATATTTTCAATGAGCAAGTAAAATTCCTGCAACCAGGttactttgtcttctttctttagtgaaaaaaatgaataccaACCTATTCAGAATCTTCTTTCCTCTATAGAGAAATTCATCACCACTTCCTTTTGTAAGCTTCACTGTTAAAATCAGAGTAGGCTATATCTGTACTTTAGGAAATATTGAGTAACCATTATATATTGTTTACAATAATTCCCTTTAgttgttaatgtttttaaaatctgtctgCCATGTGGAAATTCTATCCTGAATTGTTTCTATCTAGTACTAATGCCAAATTTCTTCCTacttggaaaatttttttttttaaattatgttttagagatggggatctcactatattgcctaggctgaccttgaactcctcagcttaagcaatcctctggcctcagcctcttgagtagctgggactacaggcatgcaccaccacacttggcttacTTGGATAATTTTCAGTCATTGTAAATTAATATTAGAAGATGTTTTACAAGCATAatgcatataaataataaaagaataagagATACATAAGCTTGTACCTGATAGAGTTCTGCTCCCAGTTCTACGATTTAGGCAAGTCACccactcttccttttcttttagacagggtctcgtcctgttgtccaggctggagtgtagtggcacaatctcggctcactgcaacctccacctcccaggctcaagtaatcctctcaccttggtctccgaagtagctgggactacagaggcaagctaccatgcttggctaatttttgtacttttagtagagacggggttttgtcatgttggtcaggctggtctctaactcctgggttcaagtgatccacccgcctcggcctcccaaagtgctggaattacaggcgtgagccaccgcaccaggccctaCTCACTCTTTCAATGACTTAGTTTCCTCTCAAGTAAAAAAGTTTAGCCCGGATTTTTCAGTCAAATAATGATTCAAAAATAGTTTGTAAATAATCACAAATAAGTCTAATACGTACAGACAAACTGCATAGTAAAATCAGTGTTCTTGGGTTGCTAATGAAGGACTAATAGCCTGAGTAACACACCCACAAACCAACACTCTAACAACTCAGGAAGCCACTGTGATGCTCTGTGCCACAGGATGAAGACAATAAGATGTCTGTACTCTTCATTTCCACTCTAAAAACGAATCTGACGCTCATGAAATACTTATTACCCACAGCCTGAGactttatatttacaaaatttaataaatatttttatttcttattattttattcatgaaaaaCTGAGTTTGTTGATAGcttaattattttggttttttttttctcttgaggaGGGACACATTTTAAAGCACATCATggttttagaatttaaaaagtattttatcttGTTACTTTGACTTAAAAACGTGTTATTTTTGAGAGTTCCGCTCCCCGCCAGCCCTTCCGCCAGGGCCGCCACGGGAGAGCAGTAGCCATGGCTCTACGCTACCCTATGGCCGTGGGCCTCAACAAGGGCCACAAGGTGACCAAGAACGTGAGCAAACCCAGGCACAGCCGCCGCCGCGGGCGTCTGACGAAACACACCAAGTTCGTGCGGGACATGATTCGGGAGGTGTGTGGCTTTGCCCCGTACGAGCGGCGTGCCATGGAGTTACTGAAGGTCTCCAAGGACAAACGGGCCCtcaaatttatcaagaaaagggTGGGGACGCACATCCGCGCCAAGAGGAAGCGGGAGGAGCTGAGCAACGTATTGGCCGCTATGAGGAAAGCTGCTGCCAAGAAAGACTGAGCCGCCTCCCCCGGCTTCTCCGTGAAATAAAGAACAGCTTGAccgaaaaaaaatatatatatatatgttattttttaattagttgtgTTAATTCTTCTCTTTGCACAGGAATGATTATTTCAATATTCTTTCAGTTAGCATTAATAGAGTGCTGATTTCCTCATAATACTGAAATCTTCAGGAtcatatttaaacaaaacaaaacttgaagaTGGCGTCCTGCTCTGGAAGGATTATAAAACAGTTGAGATGACAAAAAGGAATACATGAAACTACACAGCAGTGACAAAGCAACAGATgaataagtagaaaataaagcAGCAGAAAATGTAAATGGAAGTGTCCAGGGCATGTAGAATAGAGTAAATTATGATGGCCATAAACCTTAGCTAGTGTTTGACTGTCTTCATTTACTTCCTCCAGCAGAAGCAGTTTCTCTACATTGCTGATCACTTTATTGTGAAAACAAACTCAGACTTTAATTCTTCTCAAATGAGAAGTATCTTATAGACAGAAGCATTTCCTGGCATTCCATTCCCCCCGTCCCCACAGAAAGACATAAAGATGAAATTGGGGgcctggcccagtggctcacaactgtaatcccagcacttcgggaggccaggtgggtggatcacttgaggtcaagagttccaggcgagcctgggcaacatagcacaaaccctgtctccactaaaaatacaaaaattacccgggcgtggggtcgcacacctgtaatcccagctaatccggaggctgaggcaggagaatcgcttgaacctgggaggtggagattgcagtgagccaagattgcaccactgcactccagcctgggtgacagagtgagaccctgtctccaaacaaaaaaaaaagatataaagacaATGGCTCTCACAAAATGCAGCAAGAAACTACAAATGAGACACGCTTTATCATGTAAGTCATTTTTAAAGATCTGGAATATCACTATATATAGTTTAGGTACAGATTACAGTCCaatctataaaaatagaaaaagaactatagataataaaactataaaaatataaaaagaggccaggtgcagtggctcacgcctgtaatcctagcactttgggaggctgaggcaggtgggtcacctgaggtcaggagttcaagaccagcctgatcaacatagtgaaaccccatctcaactaaaaatataaaaattagccaggcgtggtggcagatgcctgtaatcctagctactcaggaggctgaggcaggagaattgcttgaacccgggaggcagaggctgcagtgagccgagatcacgccactgcactccagcctaggtgacagtaagactccatctcaaaaaataaatacataaataaataaaataaaaactatagatAATAAAACTTAATTAATAATGAGCAGGAACAACACTAACCTCCAGAAGTGATCTATTAGGTAATGCTACGAATTAAGGGTGATATGTTAAAGCCTTTAGAGGTGCTTAATttgtaataaattattgttttgttttgttttgtttttttgagacagagtctggctctgtcgcccaggctgaagtgcagtggcgtgatctccactcactgcaagctccgcctctcgggtttacgccattctcctgcctcagcctcccgtgtagctgggactacaggcgcccgccaccacacccagctaatttttgtatttttagtagagatgaggtttcaccgtgttagccagggtggtctcgatctcctgacctagtgatccgcccatctcggcctcccaaagtgctgggattacaggcgtgagccaccgtgcccggcctattgtatttttaacaaaatattgtcTGACTAATCAATTATAAAAGTAAGATCCGCAGTCTGACAATGGCATGGTAAAAACAGATCAAATTTTcgagtcagacagacctgaatCAATCCCACTTCTGACATTTATGAACAggtccttgggcaagtttcttcacttctctgagtctcagttttcttaccagtaaaatacaaataatattaatacCTACATTATAAGGATTTTTTAAGGATTGAACGACATAACTCATGTAAAATGTTTTGCACATGGtaagcattaaataaaaataaaccattgcTATGATATACTCGGCTAAACATTCAGACCCAAACAAGATTCTCTAAGGAGGATGAGGGAAGTTATCTTACAAAATCATCTCATCAGTGAagtcaataaaacattttcattaaaaaccaCTAATAAATTTGAAGACATAGCCAAATAAGAATTATGTGACTGACATTACTAAGGCTGCCTGGCAGCCACTTCAAAAAATTGAGATGTCACCAGTTTACAAATCTCAACTTCTGGCACAAAAATCAAGTAGCTAATATCATTCTGCCTTTATAATTCCACTGAAACACAGGATAATTGGTTCTATATTTTGTCTTAAACTATCCTGagttaaaataaacaataatatacATTTCCAGTGTTTTCTCATGAATAAAACATAAGTGGATATATGTGGTTTTATTAGGTTGGATGGGAAAATAAACTTCCCTGCAGCCATGCACCTGTTTTCTACACATTCCAATATGGGAAATGTCAACTTCTTTAAGAGGACCACTGTGAAACTGGCCCCTAAGTACATTTTCTTAAGTCCCACATAATAAGGATTTTTCTAACATGTTATGTGTTTTCCCAAAGCATTAAAGAATGTGTTTCAGGATTCCCTAACCTTAATCATAATGTTCTTATAAGATGGGTGATTTGTTATATTTATAACAAATAGTCAAGTTATAGTAGCTGAAAGTCAAATAGCATTACCAGAAAAAGGCAATGAGAGAGAGTTGGGTAATATTACAATTCTGACTCttcaagatacattttaaaataaggcatCTTACCGTATGTGGTAAAACTAACAGAATATTATTGCCCCCATTCTAGCTTAGTAAGATgttagttattttgttttcttttttggaacaGTAATACAGGTACATAGtttcaaaaattgaaaagttTAAAAGGATGTATGCCCCTCATTGATCTTCCAAGTAAACTTGGTTTCTaacactgaagcactattcagtCATGTATCTTATAAATGTAATCTCACATTGATTTACCTGATAccaagacagacagatagatacatgGATAGATACACAGAAACTTTTACTTCTGATTTAATGTATATAGTATTAGTTAATAAcatattaaataagtaaattaacaaATATCACGTTACCAAGATTTTTAGTTCTGAAGAAAATATCTAACACAGGGAGTGTCTACTGTACTACAAAAGACCATCAAGAGAAGTTCTGAAAATCATACCACTGAAAGTACCACATACATGGAGTCAAAAGGAGAACTGAAGCAAATACATAAGCTCCTGTCTACCAGACCCAAATAACAGAATGTTTTGTAGTCATAGACAAGGATAATTTATGTTCCTATTGATAGTCCTAAGAACCTGCAAGCTGAAAGTGCCCTCTGAACCACAAAGCAGTCCAATTGTCTGATTTAGTCTTAAAGCCATCTTGTTACATTGTATTTCCTTGAAATTTTTGATCCAGCTCTAAAAGTTTCTTATGTGTGACAATTTTTTCATTACCCAGAATGTTAAAGtaatcataatattttattatccttAATTATTTAGAAAGAGGGGTTTCCTTTAAGTATAAAACGGACTATGGGAAAATGAAAGACAATCTTTCCCTGTATGGCTTTATAGGAAGACTTCTGTTTGTCCTCATTGTTGAGTGAATTAGTATTAATATTGGCTTAATGTGGactaaataattttatcattttttcaatttttctaataaacaaattatatataatcaatatttaGACATTTAATTGATTTTGATTCTGTGAACATAGTATCTTAAATGcatataaatgtatttcaaatgaTTAAAGGGTAGTTATTTAGATATTTCATACAAGGAAAAATACTCTAGTAAATACAAGTAATTATGCTAAGATATGATAAATGTATAACGAACATTTACGGTACTCAGTTTTCTGAGTTAACAATACTAATTTTACTAATTTCTTCAGAACTACTGCtctctattttttacatttacttatttaaataaatgatgtaTACTATTTGAACAGCCACGTTAAAACCTCTCTCCCTAAATGTAATTTAGAACATAAATTATTACATAGAAAACTGCTTTTAG
This region of Theropithecus gelada isolate Dixy chromosome 12, Tgel_1.0, whole genome shotgun sequence genomic DNA includes:
- the LOC112636526 gene encoding 60S ribosomal protein L36, with amino-acid sequence MALRYPMAVGLNKGHKVTKNVSKPRHSRRRGRLTKHTKFVRDMIREVCGFAPYERRAMELLKVSKDKRALKFIKKRVGTHIRAKRKREELSNVLAAMRKAAAKKD